The Bacillus vallismortis genome window below encodes:
- a CDS encoding diglucosyl diacylglycerol synthase produces MNTNKRVLILTANYGNGHVQVAKTLYEQCVRLGFQHVTVSNLYQESNPIVSEVTQYLYLKSFSIGKQFYRLFYYGVDKIYNKRKFNIYFKMGNKRLGELVDEHQPDIIINTFPMIVVPEYRRRTGRVIPTFNVMTDFCLHKIWVHENVDKYYVATDYVKEKLLEIGTHPSNVKITGIPIRPQFEESLPAEPLYQKYNLSPNKKVLLIMAGAHGVLKNVKELCENLVKDDHVQVVVVCGKNTALKESLSTLEAENGDKLKVLGYVERIDELFRITDCMITKPGGITLTEATAIGVPVILYKPVPGQEKENANYFEDRGAAIVVNRHEEILESVTSLLADEDTLQRMKKNIKDLHLTNSSEVILEDILKESEMMMTAKQRAKALS; encoded by the coding sequence TTGAATACCAATAAAAGAGTATTAATTTTGACTGCAAATTACGGAAATGGGCATGTGCAGGTAGCCAAAACGCTTTATGAGCAATGTGTTCGGCTCGGCTTTCAGCATGTAACCGTTTCTAATTTGTACCAAGAGTCAAATCCGATTGTTTCAGAGGTAACTCAGTACCTTTATTTAAAAAGCTTCTCAATCGGGAAACAGTTTTATCGTTTGTTTTATTACGGAGTTGACAAAATCTATAATAAACGTAAATTTAATATTTACTTTAAAATGGGGAATAAACGATTGGGCGAACTTGTCGATGAACATCAGCCCGATATTATTATTAATACATTTCCGATGATCGTCGTACCGGAATACAGACGCCGAACAGGAAGAGTCATTCCTACCTTCAACGTGATGACTGATTTTTGCCTTCATAAAATTTGGGTTCATGAAAACGTGGATAAATATTATGTGGCGACAGATTATGTGAAGGAAAAACTGCTGGAGATCGGCACTCATCCAAGCAACGTAAAAATCACTGGAATTCCAATCAGACCGCAATTTGAAGAATCCCTGCCGGCGGAGCCGTTATATCAAAAGTACAATCTTTCACCAAACAAAAAAGTGCTTCTGATCATGGCAGGCGCACACGGTGTATTAAAAAACGTAAAAGAGCTGTGCGAAAACCTTGTCAAAGATGACCATGTGCAAGTGGTTGTCGTGTGCGGGAAAAATACGGCTTTAAAAGAATCTTTAAGTACGCTTGAAGCAGAAAACGGTGACAAATTAAAAGTTCTTGGCTATGTGGAACGCATTGATGAGCTGTTCCGGATCACAGATTGCATGATTACAAAACCTGGCGGCATTACTTTGACAGAAGCAACTGCCATCGGTGTGCCTGTCATTCTGTACAAACCCGTGCCCGGCCAGGAAAAAGAAAATGCGAACTACTTTGAAGATCGCGGAGCTGCCATCGTCGTGAACCGTCACGAAGAGATTCTCGAGTCAGTCACTTCCCTTCTCGCAGATGAAGATACCTTACAGCGCATGAAGAAAAACATTAAGGACCTTCATTTAACAAACTCCTCTGAAGTGATTTTAGAGGATATCCTGAAGGAATCAGAAATGATGATGACAGCTAAACAAAGAGCCAAAGCGCTATCGTAA
- the cspD gene encoding cold-shock protein CspD — protein sequence MQNGKVKWFNNEKGFGFIEVEGGDDVFVHFTAIEGDGYKSLEEGQEVSFEIVEGNRGPQASNVVKL from the coding sequence ATGCAAAACGGTAAAGTAAAATGGTTCAACAACGAAAAAGGATTCGGCTTCATTGAAGTTGAAGGCGGAGACGATGTATTTGTTCACTTCACAGCTATCGAAGGAGACGGATACAAATCATTAGAAGAAGGACAAGAAGTTTCTTTTGAAATTGTCGAAGGTAATCGTGGACCTCAAGCTTCTAATGTTGTAAAACTCTAA
- the degR gene encoding transcriptional regulator DegR — protein MDDKDLRSILHKTFIEIYSDLEELADIAKKGKPSMEKHVEEIEQRCKQNILAIEIQMKIK, from the coding sequence ATGGATGATAAAGACTTGAGGTCGATCCTTCACAAAACATTTATAGAAATATACAGTGATTTAGAAGAACTCGCGGATATCGCGAAAAAAGGGAAGCCGTCAATGGAAAAACATGTCGAAGAGATTGAACAGAGGTGCAAACAAAATATTTTGGCCATTGAAATTCAGATGAAAATCAAATAG
- a CDS encoding DUF2564 family protein, which yields MTSEFHEEEQTGFTDKRQLELAVETAQKTTGAATRGQSKTLVDSAYQAIEDARELSQSEELAALDDPEFVEQQQQLLDDSQHQLDEFKE from the coding sequence ATGACATCAGAATTTCATGAAGAGGAGCAGACTGGCTTTACGGATAAGCGGCAGCTGGAACTAGCGGTGGAAACAGCTCAGAAAACGACAGGAGCTGCGACGAGAGGCCAAAGTAAAACATTAGTCGATTCCGCATACCAAGCCATTGAGGATGCAAGAGAACTATCACAATCTGAAGAACTGGCAGCTCTCGATGATCCTGAATTTGTAGAGCAGCAACAGCAGCTGCTGGATGATAGCCAGCATCAGCTGGATGAATTCAAAGAATAA
- a CDS encoding zinc-finger domain-containing protein encodes MDKKMIFKELTELQDEYCKDCFIKKQFRKDFGKTYAHSFCINKCTVGEKLKAYGDVLTNH; translated from the coding sequence TTGGATAAGAAAATGATCTTTAAAGAACTGACAGAACTGCAAGATGAATATTGCAAGGACTGTTTTATTAAGAAACAGTTTCGTAAAGATTTTGGCAAAACTTATGCACATTCATTTTGTATTAATAAATGTACAGTAGGTGAAAAGCTGAAAGCATACGGCGATGTCTTAACCAATCACTAA
- a CDS encoding ribonuclease H family protein: protein MKLRPHMKIEAKGTGSVSFLGEDWLTAQQARMLARELGRFPYMKELEFEDEKGGSWTLKELEKLTEELAQEPDDITVYFDGSFDKESELAGLGIVIYYSLGGSRHRLRKNKSFRLKTNNEAEYAALYEAIREVREIGASRNSITIKGDSLVVLNQLDGSWPCYDPSHNEWLDKIEALLESLKLTPTYETIQRKDNQEADGLAKKILSHQFVESHTKLDRNGDDDIG from the coding sequence ATGAAGCTCAGACCGCATATGAAGATAGAAGCAAAAGGGACGGGATCCGTCTCATTTTTAGGCGAAGACTGGCTGACTGCTCAACAGGCACGTATGCTCGCCAGAGAACTAGGCCGTTTTCCATATATGAAAGAGCTCGAGTTCGAAGACGAGAAAGGCGGCAGCTGGACGCTGAAGGAATTGGAAAAGCTGACAGAGGAGCTTGCTCAAGAGCCTGATGACATTACTGTTTATTTTGACGGCAGTTTCGATAAGGAAAGCGAACTGGCAGGACTCGGAATCGTCATTTATTATTCATTGGGAGGAAGCCGGCATCGCTTGAGAAAAAATAAAAGCTTCCGGCTGAAAACCAATAATGAAGCTGAATACGCGGCGCTTTATGAAGCAATAAGAGAAGTAAGAGAGATTGGGGCTAGCAGAAATTCAATTACAATCAAAGGGGACTCGCTTGTTGTGCTGAATCAGCTTGACGGCAGCTGGCCTTGCTATGATCCGTCTCATAATGAATGGCTGGACAAAATAGAAGCACTCCTTGAATCGCTGAAGCTCACTCCAACTTACGAAACCATACAGCGGAAAGACAACCAGGAAGCTGACGGACTCGCTAAAAAAATTCTATCCCATCAATTCGTAGAAAGCCATACGAAATTAGACCGTAACGGAGATGACGATATTGGATAA
- a CDS encoding queuosine precursor transporter, which yields MFNNSFWIIFAIIHFIIVLLFYKGFGKMGLFVWIGFATVCANLQVVKTVELFGLTATLGNVMYGTIFFATDVLNEKYGPAEARKAVWLGFSTLLTLTFVMQGVLLFEPASSDISQIALETIFGFLPRVALGSLLAFIFSQTLDVYVYSSIRRIFPSDRLLWLRNGGSTAVSQLFDTLIFTGVAFFGVYPAGIWLHIFISTYLIKFAVSLISLPYAYAAKRMVPNDERSS from the coding sequence TTGTTTAACAATTCATTTTGGATCATTTTTGCGATCATTCATTTTATCATTGTTCTTTTATTTTATAAAGGATTTGGCAAAATGGGACTGTTTGTTTGGATTGGTTTTGCGACAGTTTGTGCCAACCTTCAAGTCGTCAAAACAGTCGAACTGTTTGGCTTAACAGCAACGCTCGGGAATGTGATGTACGGCACAATCTTTTTTGCGACAGATGTGCTGAATGAGAAATACGGTCCGGCGGAAGCCAGAAAAGCGGTATGGCTCGGATTCTCAACGCTCCTGACGCTGACATTTGTCATGCAAGGCGTGCTCCTTTTCGAACCGGCTTCCAGCGACATATCGCAAATAGCGCTGGAAACGATTTTCGGATTCCTTCCGCGAGTCGCGTTAGGAAGTCTGCTTGCCTTTATCTTCAGCCAAACGCTGGATGTTTATGTATATTCGTCAATCAGAAGGATATTTCCTTCTGATCGGCTTTTATGGCTCAGAAATGGCGGCAGTACAGCAGTCAGCCAGCTGTTTGATACATTGATATTTACTGGTGTCGCTTTTTTCGGCGTTTATCCGGCAGGAATTTGGCTTCATATTTTCATTTCCACATATTTGATTAAGTTTGCGGTATCTTTGATTTCACTGCCTTATGCTTATGCAGCAAAAAGAATGGTACCGAATGATGAGAGGAGTTCATAA
- a CDS encoding reverse transcriptase-like protein, translated as MPTEIYVDGASAGNPGPSGIGIFIKHEGQAEFFSIPIGMHTNQEAEFLALIEGMKLCVKRGYQSVSFRTDSDIVERAAELEKVKNKTFHPYVEEIIQLKAAFPLFFIKWIPGKQNQKADQLAKEAIRLNDKN; from the coding sequence ATGCCTACAGAAATTTATGTAGACGGTGCAAGCGCCGGTAATCCCGGACCATCCGGCATCGGCATTTTTATCAAACATGAAGGACAAGCAGAGTTTTTCTCTATTCCAATCGGAATGCATACAAATCAGGAAGCGGAATTTCTTGCTTTAATTGAAGGGATGAAGCTTTGTGTAAAGCGCGGGTATCAATCTGTTTCCTTTCGCACCGATTCAGATATTGTGGAACGAGCCGCTGAGCTTGAAAAGGTTAAAAATAAAACGTTTCACCCGTATGTGGAAGAAATCATCCAATTAAAAGCGGCCTTCCCTCTTTTTTTCATCAAATGGATACCGGGAAAGCAAAACCAAAAAGCCGATCAGCTGGCAAAAGAAGCGATTCGGCTGAATGATAAGAATTAA
- the sspL gene encoding small, acid-soluble spore protein L gives MKKKDKGRLTGGVTPQGDLEGNTHTDPKTELEERAKKSNTKR, from the coding sequence ATGAAAAAGAAAGATAAAGGCCGGCTGACCGGCGGTGTAACTCCTCAAGGCGACCTGGAAGGCAATACACATACTGACCCTAAAACAGAGCTTGAGGAAAGAGCCAAAAAAAGCAATACAAAACGCTAG
- the exnP gene encoding 5'-3' exonuclease ExnP — MNHNKLLLVDGMALLFRAFFATAVHRNFMINDSGVPTNGVNGFLKHLITAVETFQPTHVVCCWDMGSKTYRNDLFQDYKANRNAPPVELIPQFDLAKEAAAELGIMNIGFAGYEADDCIGTLAALYANEADITIVTGDRDLLQLLTDEVSVALLQKGIGNYKVYTKETFYEETGVLPKALIDIKALMGDSSDNYPGVKGIGEKTAYKLIREYETIDRLLENLSLLPKGQQGKIQQGLSDLEMSRKLAEIHCSVPLACTLKDALFTLQMEQAAGMLRRHQIKGIERMLEKLNAREIV; from the coding sequence ATGAATCATAATAAACTATTGCTTGTTGACGGTATGGCTCTGTTATTTCGGGCGTTTTTTGCCACGGCCGTGCACCGCAACTTTATGATAAATGACAGCGGGGTGCCAACGAACGGTGTCAACGGATTTTTAAAGCACTTGATTACAGCGGTGGAAACATTCCAGCCGACACACGTCGTCTGCTGTTGGGACATGGGAAGCAAAACGTACCGAAATGACTTGTTCCAAGATTATAAGGCGAACCGCAACGCACCGCCTGTGGAGCTGATCCCGCAGTTTGATTTGGCAAAGGAAGCGGCCGCTGAGCTTGGTATCATGAATATCGGCTTTGCCGGGTATGAAGCAGATGATTGTATCGGAACACTTGCCGCTTTGTATGCGAATGAAGCTGACATTACGATCGTAACAGGAGACAGAGATTTACTTCAGCTGTTAACGGATGAAGTGAGTGTGGCCCTGCTCCAAAAAGGAATCGGAAATTATAAAGTTTATACAAAAGAGACTTTTTATGAAGAAACAGGCGTTCTTCCGAAAGCTTTGATTGATATTAAAGCGCTTATGGGTGATTCGAGTGATAACTATCCTGGCGTTAAAGGGATTGGAGAAAAAACAGCCTATAAACTGATTCGTGAATACGAAACGATTGACCGTTTATTAGAAAATCTTTCTCTTCTTCCCAAGGGGCAGCAGGGGAAAATTCAGCAAGGTTTGAGCGATTTAGAGATGTCCAGGAAGCTTGCGGAAATTCATTGCTCGGTGCCGCTGGCCTGCACGCTGAAAGACGCTCTATTTACACTGCAAATGGAGCAGGCGGCTGGCATGCTTCGCCGCCACCAAATCAAAGGAATTGAACGTATGCTTGAAAAGCTGAACGCTAGAGAGATCGTGTAG
- a CDS encoding YpbS family protein, with protein MSEVHKAISAHSSKQHEHIKTFMRLENMREMAIEEAVSKCKNDEPFTTDAINEVTEQMNQLAKQGIVPTRRLVSKEMVGEYVSRM; from the coding sequence ATGTCAGAGGTACATAAAGCAATTTCAGCACATTCATCAAAACAGCACGAGCATATCAAAACATTTATGCGTCTTGAAAACATGCGTGAAATGGCCATTGAAGAAGCGGTTTCAAAATGCAAAAACGATGAGCCTTTTACTACAGACGCGATTAATGAAGTTACCGAGCAAATGAATCAGCTTGCCAAACAGGGCATCGTGCCGACAAGACGCCTTGTATCTAAAGAAATGGTCGGAGAATACGTAAGCCGTATGTAA
- a CDS encoding dynamin family protein, which produces MTEYNREELLHKTGELYKRFIENQDEQRAAKLAAVMNKAADEEVYIAFTGHYSAGKSSLLNCLLMENILPTSPIPTSANLVVIRNGEKRVRLHTTDGACAELEGAYRKDKVQQYCKDGEQIESVEIFDRYTDIDAGVAYIDTPGIDSTDDAHFLSAASILHQADALFYVVHYNHVHAEENVKFLRSIRESIPNVYFIVNQIDRHDEAETRFEDYKAQVEEMLCNEGISKDALYFTSVTEPNHPFNQIGALREELKRIEQQSKSNLQPLTEQKVRNLLNEHTEMLLKDETDGPSFTEQLNTQAELVQSLRDQLDETAKQAPEAENRMLEEVNRILKNANLTPFEMRELAAAFLESREPSFKTGFFFSKAKTAQERDRRRNVFFSDVSKRTEAEADWHIIDTFHQLAKAFHVHTAESEKLIQAYCTPLEADIIERAVKHGAAFSSEYVLQYTKDLAELIRKEAKREAADNIKALTAMVKESVSKDLETINDRLIHESEKLAILQEQARLENNAREKANRMRAIWEEESACPMHINTDWFKTKKKTVAAPEQKRNQSQQTRQRNVKPEIMEQELPLHDQIKRFHILSDLLGEISMLSKQNSAFRERIKRLEEQKFTLALFGGFSSGKSSFANALVGERVLPSSPTPTTATINKITKPTNGNINKTADVVFKTEADITSDILQLTGIQKEPTGSSFTEKWEKAAKKSRLQEEHIKLINHFLLAYEQYQPYIQEQKKLTVPLSELKPYVAEETTACAVKEVTVYYTCPLTEKGITIVDTPGASSMNKRHTELAFQYIKDADAFFYMTYYQHSFSKGDRSFLRKLGLVKESLSMDKMFFIINAADLAKDKTELETVTDYVSAELVKEGIHDPQLFTVSSKEELLGKPESFYNQFPNVRKHLDWFIEVDVKKTSAAQLSSEADKLCETVFQLHQSQHQSKEKKEAQKQRLMLSFERTAAEIEKRRNSETIIEKVKKDTKEQLYHITQRLSFFANDLLKSAFHPGLQNGDWKKTVAKAMKTALHEYQFEYVQEIKTLDVRMSGFIERHIAEEWLESFQKTLNKDGYFSIYAGDQHSNSIQLMEVEPDLDERAFEQEQKEVKSPKQFFEQKGKAAFIEAVRMKLTKITEAWVRNEEESLITHYTDHLSRLQEEMAVKAMEQIKDQKDTYVEGYAEGEHAKEIEKAYQACISWQRSDHTIKM; this is translated from the coding sequence ATGACAGAATATAACAGAGAAGAGCTTTTGCACAAAACTGGGGAACTTTATAAGCGATTTATCGAGAATCAAGATGAACAAAGAGCTGCTAAACTGGCTGCGGTCATGAACAAAGCGGCTGATGAAGAGGTTTATATCGCGTTTACCGGGCACTATTCGGCAGGTAAATCCTCACTGCTGAACTGCTTGTTAATGGAGAATATATTGCCCACAAGCCCGATTCCGACAAGCGCTAACCTTGTTGTGATCAGAAACGGGGAAAAGCGTGTGCGGCTTCATACAACAGACGGAGCATGTGCTGAGCTGGAGGGGGCTTATCGGAAAGACAAGGTGCAGCAATATTGCAAAGATGGGGAGCAGATTGAAAGCGTTGAAATTTTTGATCGATATACTGACATCGATGCCGGGGTTGCGTATATTGATACCCCTGGGATTGACTCAACAGATGATGCGCATTTTCTGTCGGCGGCGTCTATTCTCCATCAGGCGGATGCGCTGTTTTACGTCGTTCACTATAATCACGTGCACGCTGAGGAAAATGTAAAGTTTCTCAGGTCGATAAGAGAAAGCATTCCCAATGTGTATTTTATCGTAAATCAAATTGACCGCCATGATGAGGCGGAAACGCGTTTTGAAGATTATAAAGCGCAGGTAGAGGAGATGCTTTGCAATGAAGGCATTTCAAAGGACGCGCTCTATTTTACGTCAGTGACAGAACCAAACCATCCGTTCAATCAGATTGGGGCTCTGAGAGAAGAATTAAAAAGAATAGAACAGCAATCAAAAAGCAACCTCCAGCCTTTAACAGAACAAAAAGTCCGCAATCTGCTGAACGAACATACGGAGATGCTTTTAAAAGACGAAACAGATGGTCCCAGCTTTACTGAACAGCTTAACACACAAGCTGAACTGGTCCAATCGCTGCGTGATCAATTGGATGAGACGGCAAAGCAAGCGCCCGAGGCAGAAAACAGGATGCTGGAAGAAGTCAACCGCATTTTAAAGAACGCCAACCTGACGCCTTTTGAAATGCGTGAACTCGCAGCTGCATTTTTAGAATCACGAGAGCCTTCCTTTAAAACCGGTTTTTTCTTTTCGAAAGCAAAAACTGCACAGGAAAGAGATAGAAGAAGAAATGTTTTTTTCTCTGATGTGTCAAAACGAACAGAGGCCGAAGCGGATTGGCACATAATAGACACGTTCCATCAACTCGCCAAGGCATTTCATGTTCATACAGCTGAAAGTGAAAAGCTGATACAGGCCTATTGCACGCCGCTGGAAGCTGACATCATAGAACGCGCGGTTAAGCATGGTGCAGCTTTTTCTTCTGAATATGTATTGCAATATACAAAAGATTTGGCAGAGCTCATCCGCAAAGAAGCGAAAAGAGAAGCGGCAGACAACATAAAGGCGCTTACTGCGATGGTGAAAGAGAGTGTTTCTAAAGACTTGGAAACGATCAATGACCGGCTCATTCATGAATCAGAAAAACTTGCCATTCTTCAAGAACAGGCCCGTTTAGAGAATAATGCCCGCGAGAAAGCCAATCGCATGCGGGCCATTTGGGAAGAGGAATCCGCATGTCCAATGCACATAAACACCGACTGGTTTAAAACGAAGAAAAAAACAGTGGCGGCTCCGGAACAGAAACGAAACCAAAGTCAACAGACACGGCAGCGAAATGTAAAACCAGAAATAATGGAGCAAGAACTGCCGCTTCATGACCAGATCAAACGCTTTCACATATTGTCTGACCTTTTAGGCGAAATTAGCATGCTGTCAAAGCAAAACTCAGCCTTTCGGGAAAGGATTAAAAGGCTTGAGGAACAGAAATTTACACTTGCGCTTTTTGGAGGATTCAGCTCTGGGAAATCATCATTTGCAAATGCGCTTGTCGGCGAAAGGGTGCTTCCGTCCTCACCAACGCCAACCACAGCCACAATTAACAAAATCACAAAACCAACCAATGGCAACATCAATAAAACAGCGGATGTGGTCTTTAAGACGGAGGCTGACATAACGTCAGACATTTTGCAGCTTACCGGAATACAAAAAGAGCCAACAGGCAGTTCTTTTACAGAGAAGTGGGAAAAGGCAGCCAAAAAAAGCCGTCTGCAGGAAGAACACATCAAATTGATCAATCACTTCTTGCTTGCCTACGAACAGTATCAGCCATATATACAGGAACAAAAGAAGTTAACGGTTCCGCTGTCTGAATTAAAGCCGTATGTGGCAGAGGAGACAACGGCCTGCGCTGTGAAAGAGGTAACGGTTTATTATACGTGCCCGCTCACTGAAAAAGGGATTACAATCGTTGATACGCCCGGCGCAAGCAGCATGAATAAACGGCATACAGAGCTGGCGTTCCAATATATTAAAGATGCCGATGCATTTTTTTATATGACCTATTATCAACACTCCTTCTCGAAAGGAGACCGTTCATTTTTGCGAAAACTTGGACTGGTAAAAGAATCGCTCAGTATGGATAAAATGTTTTTCATTATTAATGCAGCAGACCTTGCGAAAGATAAAACAGAGCTTGAAACAGTGACCGATTATGTCAGCGCAGAGCTTGTAAAAGAAGGGATTCATGATCCGCAGCTCTTTACCGTATCAAGCAAGGAGGAACTGCTCGGAAAACCGGAATCATTTTATAACCAGTTCCCAAACGTCAGAAAACATTTAGACTGGTTTATCGAAGTTGATGTGAAAAAAACGTCAGCTGCACAGCTCAGTTCGGAAGCAGACAAATTATGCGAAACTGTTTTCCAGCTTCACCAGTCCCAGCATCAATCCAAGGAAAAAAAGGAAGCGCAGAAACAGCGCCTTATGCTGTCATTTGAGCGGACTGCAGCTGAGATCGAGAAACGGAGGAACTCGGAAACCATCATTGAGAAAGTAAAAAAAGACACCAAAGAGCAGCTTTATCACATTACACAGCGATTATCCTTTTTTGCCAATGATCTATTAAAATCGGCATTTCATCCCGGGCTTCAGAATGGAGATTGGAAAAAGACCGTCGCTAAGGCGATGAAAACCGCCTTACATGAATATCAGTTTGAATATGTTCAGGAAATTAAAACGCTTGATGTTCGCATGAGCGGTTTCATCGAGCGGCATATTGCCGAAGAATGGCTGGAAAGCTTTCAAAAAACATTAAATAAAGACGGTTATTTTTCCATTTATGCGGGTGATCAGCATTCCAACAGTATACAGCTGATGGAGGTTGAACCGGATTTAGATGAACGCGCCTTCGAGCAGGAACAAAAAGAAGTCAAATCACCGAAGCAGTTTTTTGAACAGAAAGGAAAAGCGGCCTTCATCGAAGCTGTACGGATGAAACTCACGAAAATCACAGAGGCTTGGGTGAGAAATGAAGAAGAAAGCCTTATCACTCATTACACAGATCATCTCAGTCGCTTACAGGAAGAAATGGCTGTAAAAGCAATGGAACAAATAAAGGATCAAAAAGATACGTATGTAGAAGGATATGCGGAAGGGGAACATGCGAAAGAGATTGAAAAGGCATACCAAGCGTGCATCTCTTGGCAAAGATCAGACCATACAATAAAAATGTAA
- the fbpC gene encoding Fur-regulated basic protein FbpC: MTMLFLLGAVCTYSVLIGFVLKGISNRSV, translated from the coding sequence ATGACAATGCTGTTTTTGCTTGGGGCGGTTTGTACATATAGTGTATTAATTGGTTTTGTATTAAAAGGAATCTCTAATAGATCTGTTTAA
- a CDS encoding isoprenylcysteine carboxyl methyltransferase family protein: MFWLLIAILITQRAAEMAVARQNEQKVKKQGAIEFGESHYPYIIIMHILFFLSLTAEVLLMNKQPSSWWIGIAAAILSVQAVRYWALCSLGAYWNTKILVVPGAELVKKGPYKWMKHPNYTVVILEILLIPLLYQAYVTMCLFSIVNAVLLTVRIRAEDKALEEFSIK; this comes from the coding sequence ATGTTTTGGTTGTTGATCGCTATTCTCATTACTCAAAGAGCAGCTGAAATGGCTGTAGCCAGACAAAATGAACAAAAGGTAAAGAAACAAGGGGCGATCGAATTCGGTGAGAGCCACTATCCGTATATCATCATCATGCATATCCTTTTTTTCCTGTCTTTAACTGCAGAAGTGCTGCTGATGAACAAACAGCCGTCAAGCTGGTGGATCGGTATCGCTGCGGCTATTTTAAGCGTGCAGGCAGTACGGTATTGGGCCCTTTGTTCCTTAGGAGCATATTGGAATACGAAAATCCTTGTCGTTCCAGGTGCTGAGCTTGTAAAAAAAGGCCCTTACAAATGGATGAAGCATCCCAACTATACCGTTGTTATACTAGAAATTTTATTGATTCCGCTGCTGTATCAAGCGTACGTCACCATGTGTCTGTTTTCCATTGTTAATGCCGTGTTGTTAACCGTCAGAATTCGTGCAGAAGACAAAGCATTAGAGGAATTCAGTATAAAATAG
- a CDS encoding type III polyketide synthase yields MAFILSVGTSLPAYDVNQEKAAEFARYMFQHSFKDIDRLLTSFKNGQIQSRQFVKTIEWYKEGHSFEEKNQIYIEETLKHSREAVRECLSHPAFIQGAIPYEKVDAVFFVSSTGLSTPSIEARLMNELPFSPYTKRIPLWGLGCAGGASGLARAAEYCKAYPEAFVLVIAAELCSLTFQPEDKTKSNLIGTSLFGDGIASALLCGEKADRTMSKLKLVPRITDSQSVLMKQSEDVMGWDFTDRGFKVIFSRDIPTLVEKWLKTNVQIFLDKHQLLFSDISVFLAHPGGKKVIDAYIESLELSAEKLLSAQSVLQKHGNMSSATILYVIKEHLLNGHKNEAERGLIGALGPGFSSELLLFSWEKGA; encoded by the coding sequence ATGGCGTTTATTTTATCCGTCGGAACAAGTCTTCCTGCGTACGATGTAAACCAAGAGAAAGCGGCTGAGTTCGCCCGCTACATGTTTCAGCATTCCTTTAAAGATATTGACCGGCTGTTAACCTCCTTTAAAAACGGGCAAATTCAATCGAGACAATTTGTCAAGACGATTGAATGGTATAAAGAAGGCCACAGCTTCGAAGAAAAAAATCAAATATACATAGAAGAAACACTTAAGCACAGCAGAGAAGCGGTGAGAGAGTGCCTCTCCCATCCTGCATTTATTCAAGGCGCCATTCCTTATGAGAAGGTGGATGCTGTTTTTTTCGTCTCCAGCACGGGTCTTTCCACACCGAGCATCGAGGCGCGGCTCATGAATGAACTTCCGTTTTCTCCATATACGAAGCGAATTCCGCTCTGGGGTCTCGGCTGTGCAGGAGGAGCCAGCGGACTAGCGCGCGCAGCCGAATACTGCAAAGCGTATCCTGAGGCTTTTGTGCTTGTCATTGCTGCTGAGCTGTGCAGCCTGACATTCCAGCCGGAAGATAAAACGAAAAGCAATCTGATCGGCACCTCACTTTTTGGGGACGGCATTGCGTCAGCATTATTATGCGGAGAGAAGGCGGACCGCACGATGTCGAAACTAAAACTGGTGCCGAGGATAACGGATTCCCAATCCGTTTTGATGAAACAATCAGAAGATGTCATGGGCTGGGACTTTACTGATCGAGGTTTCAAAGTCATTTTCTCAAGAGATATTCCGACTTTGGTGGAAAAGTGGCTCAAAACAAATGTGCAAATTTTTTTGGACAAACATCAGCTTTTATTCAGTGATATCAGTGTTTTTTTAGCACATCCTGGCGGAAAAAAGGTGATTGATGCATACATCGAAAGTCTTGAACTGTCAGCAGAAAAGCTTTTATCTGCGCAAAGCGTATTGCAAAAGCACGGAAATATGTCTTCAGCCACAATATTGTATGTGATTAAAGAGCATCTGTTGAACGGGCATAAAAACGAAGCAGAACGGGGACTGATTGGCGCATTAGGGCCGGGATTTTCATCAGAGCTGCTGTTATTCAGCTGGGAAAAGGGGGCTTGA